A single region of the Chryseobacterium culicis genome encodes:
- a CDS encoding RagB/SusD family nutrient uptake outer membrane protein encodes MKKNIIKISLAALTIFVSLTSCDRNLDQISSINEDQEQAMTRPETFRQAMDGAYSALKGGGYYTSDTGNQLIMGDLTTDNLVRTTTGRNTNFAASNFEFSSDNSQTTGLFSAAYLVISRANFVLKYINNGVLSGAQKTNLEAEARALRAIAHFDIVRAYSQIPTQAAGAKNSIGIYYSETYAPLNNTSSRNLTVDQVYDKIIADLLFAADNITQNDADKGRLSKAAVYGLLSRINLYKGDYANTIKYGELALGLSPSITTLDNFTRIWKENEGLSRITDGVLFQVSNAPAEQNTVGVAYNQSVPALRSEFVVDYDLYTAYTSNDVRKGAYFTEGTYSGQKYNHVTKYAGNGGPANIVPVKYLRSAEVLLNVAEAYSRSGNGAQALVLLNKLRTERYSSFTPGTETGQTLLDAILKERRLELAFENDRWYTLKRLNLPVQRSGKGDLFDGTGTPAVAQTLAAGSFKWQWPIPITAIQANPNIKQNDQY; translated from the coding sequence ATGAAAAAGAATATAATAAAAATAAGTTTAGCTGCGTTAACCATTTTTGTTTCGTTGACGTCTTGCGACAGAAATTTAGATCAAATCTCATCAATCAATGAAGATCAGGAGCAGGCAATGACAAGACCTGAGACCTTCAGACAGGCTATGGATGGTGCTTATAGTGCCCTTAAAGGAGGTGGGTATTATACGAGTGATACAGGAAACCAATTGATCATGGGTGATCTTACTACTGATAACCTGGTTCGTACAACAACAGGTAGAAATACCAATTTTGCTGCATCAAACTTCGAATTTTCATCAGATAATTCACAAACAACAGGTTTGTTCAGTGCTGCTTATCTTGTAATCAGCAGAGCTAACTTTGTTTTGAAATACATCAATAACGGTGTATTATCTGGAGCACAGAAAACCAATTTAGAAGCTGAGGCAAGAGCATTAAGAGCAATCGCTCATTTTGATATTGTAAGAGCATATTCTCAAATCCCAACTCAAGCTGCAGGAGCTAAAAACTCAATCGGAATTTATTATTCAGAAACATATGCTCCTTTAAATAATACATCATCCCGAAATCTGACAGTTGATCAGGTTTATGATAAAATTATTGCAGATTTATTATTTGCTGCTGATAATATTACTCAGAATGATGCTGATAAAGGAAGATTAAGCAAAGCTGCGGTATACGGATTATTGTCAAGAATAAATCTTTATAAAGGAGACTATGCCAATACCATCAAATATGGTGAATTGGCACTAGGACTTTCTCCAAGTATTACAACATTGGATAACTTTACAAGAATCTGGAAAGAAAACGAAGGTTTATCCAGAATCACAGACGGAGTATTATTCCAGGTATCAAATGCTCCAGCTGAGCAAAATACAGTAGGAGTTGCTTACAATCAGTCAGTTCCGGCCTTAAGATCAGAATTTGTTGTAGATTACGATTTATATACAGCTTATACATCAAACGATGTGAGAAAAGGAGCTTACTTCACTGAGGGTACATATAGTGGACAAAAATATAACCACGTTACAAAATATGCTGGTAATGGTGGTCCTGCTAATATTGTACCGGTTAAATATCTTAGATCTGCTGAAGTATTATTGAATGTAGCTGAAGCATATTCAAGATCAGGTAATGGAGCACAGGCTTTAGTTCTGTTAAATAAATTGAGAACAGAAAGATATTCTTCATTTACTCCTGGTACAGAAACAGGACAGACTCTTCTGGATGCTATCCTAAAAGAGAGAAGACTGGAGCTTGCATTTGAAAATGACAGATGGTACACATTGAAGAGATTAAACCTTCCTGTTCAGAGATCAGGTAAAGGAGATCTTTTTGACGGTACAGGAACACCTGCTGTTGCGCAGACTCTTGCAGCTGGAAGCTTCAAGTGGCAATGGCCAATTCCTATCACTGCTATTCAGGCAAACCCGAACATTAAGCAGAACGATCAGTATTAA
- a CDS encoding SusC/RagA family TonB-linked outer membrane protein has protein sequence MNVKLHVLSAGALFFLGQAAFAQKSKNDSVLKENKIDEVIVTGYQKKKADEITQAQAVVGGDEIRRNSPTTSIGNSLQGRASGVFVQSTTGQPGAAATIQVRGIAGVGGSSEPTYVVNGMYMTARQFSAINPADVESISILKDAAATAQYGARGANGVVVVTTKAGKAGKTHYSFETKFGFSERLKDNNYTMMNSRELMDFQNQLGYLGFKPRSQQEMDRLAAFDHNWQKDLLKPSSIQSYLFSAQGGSRESTFYYSLGYDSDNGIIRDIDGLKRYTGNFGFTNKLSEKLNVGINLGVQYQETQNFRDRNNTQNPFGAMYKYAPYEPVYNPDGSYNQTMRAGSNVVEQIRNYRLDDQRLRIPVTLFAEYKIIDGLKFKTNFNGLFDWYMGTQWLKKGSNLDITVNKVPTGSLNKNSFYTFNYTWNNSINYKKSYGSHNFDFLGFIEYNDNYNETMNGGAYGLKSPALNVPSITTPSDRNTFTGVKVRNTLFSLAGMLNYDYEGRYLVTGSLRRDASSRFGANNQSGIFWSASAAWNIAKEEFMKGGFINDLKLRGSYGTTGNDGTLPDYYNVNNISYGLYGANGTSYPGTASQGSYIIGNSNLKWESNAITNLGVDFTMWNRRVRGSVEVYKNKRKDFVQLVPLDKLEGGYYQYINAGDMSQKGLEVELSVDVIKQKDFQWNLHANISFQKSILDKLADGQTERNLGDTYLKVGESPYVFYNVRFAGVDPSNGNALYYDKAGNITNVYSASNAVPLTDKSPFPKSFGGFGTTVQYKGLDFSADFAFKLGGYTYNNMYAAAVDPTLAVAGRNMAQAAAQVWQNPGDTGVFQKVDSNGMRDSDQWIEKSDYLRLRSLTLGYTFDKAFLGEGSPINKLRAYVQGQNLFTVTNFHGEPEVSVGSGESTALFVPGAYNLYTYPAVKTILVGLQLEF, from the coding sequence ATGAATGTGAAGTTACATGTATTAAGTGCAGGAGCTTTGTTTTTTTTAGGACAAGCTGCTTTTGCGCAAAAATCTAAGAATGATTCTGTTCTGAAGGAGAATAAGATCGATGAGGTAATCGTTACTGGATACCAGAAGAAAAAAGCAGATGAAATTACCCAGGCTCAGGCTGTTGTGGGTGGAGACGAAATCAGAAGAAACTCTCCTACAACATCTATCGGTAACTCTTTACAGGGTAGAGCTTCAGGGGTATTTGTACAAAGTACTACTGGGCAGCCAGGTGCTGCTGCTACCATCCAGGTGAGAGGGATTGCCGGTGTTGGAGGTTCTTCAGAGCCTACTTATGTAGTAAACGGGATGTACATGACTGCAAGACAGTTCAGTGCAATCAACCCTGCAGATGTAGAGTCTATTTCAATTCTTAAAGATGCTGCTGCTACAGCACAGTATGGTGCGAGAGGAGCAAATGGAGTAGTGGTAGTAACTACTAAAGCCGGAAAAGCCGGGAAAACTCATTACTCATTTGAAACTAAATTTGGTTTCAGTGAGAGATTGAAGGACAATAATTACACCATGATGAATTCTAGGGAATTGATGGATTTCCAGAATCAATTGGGATACCTTGGATTTAAGCCGAGATCTCAGCAGGAAATGGACAGACTTGCAGCTTTTGATCACAACTGGCAAAAAGATCTGTTGAAACCTTCAAGCATCCAGTCTTACTTATTCAGTGCTCAGGGTGGATCCAGAGAAAGTACTTTCTATTACTCTTTAGGGTATGATTCTGACAACGGGATCATCAGAGACATTGACGGTCTTAAGAGATACACAGGTAACTTCGGATTTACGAATAAGCTAAGTGAAAAACTGAACGTAGGAATCAACCTTGGTGTTCAGTATCAGGAAACACAGAATTTCAGAGACAGAAACAATACACAGAACCCATTTGGGGCAATGTATAAATATGCTCCTTACGAGCCTGTTTACAATCCGGACGGAAGCTATAATCAGACAATGAGAGCGGGTTCTAACGTTGTTGAGCAGATCCGTAATTACAGATTAGATGATCAGAGACTGAGAATTCCGGTAACTTTATTCGCTGAATATAAAATTATCGATGGTCTGAAGTTTAAAACAAACTTTAACGGACTTTTCGATTGGTACATGGGAACTCAGTGGTTGAAGAAAGGTTCAAACCTGGATATCACAGTAAACAAAGTTCCTACAGGTTCATTGAACAAAAATTCATTCTATACATTTAACTATACTTGGAATAACTCCATTAACTATAAAAAATCATACGGAAGCCACAACTTCGATTTCTTAGGATTTATCGAATATAACGATAACTACAACGAAACAATGAACGGTGGGGCTTACGGATTGAAGTCTCCGGCATTAAATGTTCCATCTATTACGACTCCTTCTGACAGAAATACATTTACCGGAGTTAAGGTAAGAAATACCCTGTTCAGTTTAGCAGGTATGTTAAACTATGACTATGAAGGTAGATATTTGGTAACAGGATCATTGAGAAGAGATGCTTCATCAAGGTTTGGTGCCAATAACCAAAGTGGTATTTTCTGGTCTGCAAGTGCTGCCTGGAATATCGCGAAGGAAGAATTCATGAAAGGTGGTTTTATCAATGACTTAAAGCTTAGAGGATCTTACGGTACTACAGGTAACGATGGTACTTTACCAGACTATTATAATGTTAATAATATCAGTTACGGTTTATATGGTGCTAATGGTACTTCATATCCGGGAACAGCGTCACAAGGAAGCTATATTATCGGTAACAGTAATCTTAAATGGGAATCTAACGCGATTACCAACTTAGGAGTAGATTTCACAATGTGGAACAGAAGAGTTCGTGGATCCGTAGAGGTATATAAGAATAAGAGAAAAGACTTTGTACAGCTTGTACCTTTGGACAAACTGGAAGGAGGATACTACCAGTATATCAATGCAGGAGATATGTCTCAGAAAGGTCTTGAAGTTGAGCTTAGCGTAGATGTGATCAAGCAGAAAGATTTCCAATGGAATCTACATGCTAATATCTCTTTCCAGAAATCAATTCTTGACAAGTTAGCAGACGGACAGACTGAAAGAAACTTAGGAGATACTTATCTGAAAGTAGGTGAGAGTCCATATGTATTCTATAATGTAAGATTTGCCGGAGTAGATCCAAGCAATGGAAATGCATTATATTATGATAAAGCAGGAAACATTACTAATGTTTACAGTGCATCGAATGCAGTTCCTCTTACTGATAAATCTCCATTCCCAAAAAGTTTTGGTGGATTCGGAACTACAGTTCAATACAAAGGGCTTGATTTCAGTGCAGACTTTGCATTCAAGTTAGGTGGATATACGTATAACAACATGTATGCTGCTGCTGTTGACCCAACATTGGCTGTTGCAGGTAGAAACATGGCGCAGGCTGCTGCTCAGGTTTGGCAAAATCCAGGAGACACAGGAGTATTCCAAAAAGTTGACTCAAACGGTATGCGTGATTCTGATCAGTGGATTGAAAAATCAGATTATTTAAGATTAAGATCACTTACATTAGGGTATACATTTGATAAAGCGTTCCTTGGAGAAGGATCTCCTATCAATAAGCTTAGAGCATATGTACAAGGACAAAACTTATTTACAGTAACCAATTTCCACGGAGAACCTGAGGTTTCAGTTGGATCTGGTGAATCTACAGCATTGTTCGTTCCTGGAGCATATAACCTTTATACTTACCCAGCTGTAAAAACAATCTTGGTAGGATTGCAATTAGAATTTTAA
- a CDS encoding RagB/SusD family nutrient uptake outer membrane protein, with translation MKKIFIYITFVSGLLLTSCDSDLLTPFTPGSLTEETAITQSSDLQKLMNSTYNILSDRSEVVFSSVFTDEVGIGYANGGQGLTSEYIFLLIPSSKTPANIWVNTYSALARANRVIQYADQIIPANTTDAALISKLKAEALTIRAYGHLKILSYYSPNPKDDNALAGILANKVFTFDEKENPRVTNGVFYAQIHKDLDDALLIYNGISNYTADNKMANKNFAKGLKARAYAYKGDYINAEKWADEVINTSQITLANPVDYRKIFFTDNEPANKEVIFRLKRTPQQNTQLTNLHNGWCSIAPNIDGSPFYEVSRSLFNLLDQRPTDVRRNVIVAPSSIIDPNYATSADYRNSDKLIIQKHGGTESGSVTAATTSTNGFNNDFKIMRISEMYLIKAEARANAGDLAGVGLALKPILDARFGVVQITPLYSNITAAWADILKERRLELAYEGHRFIDIKRLATKANVTIDRNPADYSSSSSDYPAANPVNLPNNSYKFALPIPQDELNANPGIIQNPGY, from the coding sequence ATGAAAAAAATATTTATATATATAACATTTGTGTCTGGATTGTTGCTAACTTCTTGTGATAGTGATCTGTTGACACCTTTTACCCCAGGTTCTTTAACTGAAGAAACTGCAATTACTCAATCTTCTGATTTGCAGAAATTAATGAATTCTACCTATAATATTCTTTCGGATAGATCTGAAGTTGTATTTTCATCCGTGTTTACCGACGAAGTGGGAATAGGATATGCTAATGGTGGACAAGGGCTTACTTCAGAATATATTTTCTTATTGATTCCTTCTTCAAAAACTCCTGCTAATATTTGGGTAAATACTTATTCAGCTTTAGCAAGAGCAAATAGAGTTATTCAATATGCAGATCAAATAATACCAGCAAATACAACTGATGCAGCGCTTATTTCCAAATTAAAAGCTGAGGCTTTGACAATAAGAGCGTATGGGCATTTGAAAATATTATCTTATTATTCACCTAATCCAAAAGATGATAATGCGTTGGCCGGAATACTGGCCAATAAAGTATTTACTTTCGATGAAAAAGAAAATCCAAGAGTAACAAACGGAGTGTTTTATGCACAGATTCATAAGGATTTAGATGATGCTCTTTTAATCTATAATGGAATTAGCAATTATACTGCTGATAATAAGATGGCTAATAAAAATTTTGCAAAAGGATTGAAAGCAAGAGCTTATGCTTATAAAGGAGATTATATAAATGCTGAGAAATGGGCAGATGAGGTAATAAATACTTCGCAAATTACATTGGCTAATCCTGTAGATTACCGCAAAATATTTTTTACCGATAATGAACCTGCCAATAAAGAAGTTATTTTTAGATTAAAAAGAACGCCTCAGCAAAACACTCAGTTAACAAATTTACACAATGGTTGGTGTTCTATTGCTCCTAATATAGATGGCTCTCCTTTCTATGAAGTAAGCAGGTCTTTATTTAATCTATTGGATCAAAGACCAACCGATGTGAGACGAAATGTAATTGTAGCACCATCTTCAATTATTGATCCTAATTATGCCACTTCTGCAGATTACAGAAATTCTGATAAATTGATTATCCAGAAACATGGAGGAACTGAATCGGGTAGCGTCACTGCGGCAACAACTTCAACCAACGGGTTTAATAATGATTTTAAAATCATGCGAATTTCTGAAATGTATTTGATTAAGGCTGAGGCAAGAGCCAATGCAGGGGACTTAGCTGGTGTAGGATTAGCATTAAAGCCTATTCTGGATGCAAGATTTGGTGTTGTACAAATTACACCTTTATATTCGAATATAACAGCTGCATGGGCAGATATTTTGAAAGAAAGAAGGTTAGAGCTGGCTTATGAAGGACATCGCTTTATAGATATAAAAAGATTGGCAACAAAGGCAAATGTTACCATTGATAGAAATCCGGCAGATTATTCTTCCAGTTCTTCCGATTACCCTGCGGCAAACCCCGTTAATTTGCCTAACAATAGTTATAAGTTTGCTTTACCAATTCCCCAGGATGAACTAAATGCAAATCCTGGTATAATCCAAAATCCTGGATATTAG
- a CDS encoding SusC/RagA family TonB-linked outer membrane protein: MNVKLYVLSAGAMFFLGQTAFAQKVKKDTARSKEIDEVVVVGYRNTTKKTAVTSVATVDSKTIENRPNSNVLNIVQGQLAGVNITASTGQPGAKPTVVIRGVGTFNGNTDPLYVIDGFPSNSDNFRSINPNDIETFSVLKDASAIAQYGSRGSNGVIMITTKKGGYNENMRIRYSTQFGVSMLQDPKYNYASSKELLTMQKGFGVGLGAEMTDEQIANYNIDTNWRKVFFRPAVTQSHDLSIESGGKNISSYTSVGYLNQDGILKTTGLKRFTVRNNINGKSSDDRFRYSLVTGLGFSKNNEAILDGGAINRNYVLGAYQSAPYVSPSLYQSGKQLYDLYKSDGTLLYTPLMLMDKLVNYDNLTEEIRLDMASNLSYKITNDLTAKMRTSGQFLNTRFTQSEYPLSFNAFLFKGAQEFSGFEDVNQRREFLFNNLWQLDYSKTIGKHSFSLSGYAEYNYSQWDATNFRQRGLDPKTFVPGTGSGYITDTPNNDFYVPQTAVFKLKLNMISYFGSFTYDFNKKYGVEGFVRRDGTSRFASDRQWGTFWSVGGRWNIDQEAFMQNVKFVDVFKLRASYGTQGNQRIVDTDVNTNIPSVYAGLNPPRFTNIYSVTNNTYNGSQGYAITFGDGNLRWETTKQYNAGVDFELFKRRLRGSFDYYNKKTTELYMPDPAAPVLGTLSVVRNTDASIVNKGIEVSLAYDIVKNKEKDLSLTFRINGSINTQKIDGIKSGGGRISEGTEPQYITANGGLLREPFVYKYLGVNPANGNLLFEDINGNPTENPTAADRRLYGKNNLPKYQGGFGVDFNYRNFFASTTFTFVAEVVRYDYDLESLYSSDNLASFTVDKDLQNAWTISNVNTDVPSLKAANLGLQGHSDRFLKDASYLRMRNVQIGYRLPQRFLKDIFINSLSVTLQAENLFTISKWKGFDPESPRTYDQQKYPTPRIVTLGFDIKF, encoded by the coding sequence ATGAATGTGAAATTATACGTATTGAGTGCAGGAGCTATGTTCTTTCTTGGGCAGACTGCTTTTGCACAGAAAGTAAAAAAGGATACAGCTAGGTCAAAGGAGATTGATGAAGTTGTGGTAGTAGGTTATCGAAATACTACGAAAAAGACAGCCGTTACTTCAGTTGCTACGGTAGACAGCAAGACAATTGAAAACAGACCTAATTCCAATGTTTTAAATATTGTTCAAGGGCAACTTGCCGGAGTAAATATTACGGCAAGTACTGGTCAGCCAGGAGCAAAACCGACGGTCGTTATCAGAGGAGTAGGAACATTTAATGGTAATACTGACCCGCTATACGTTATCGATGGTTTTCCGTCAAACAGTGATAATTTTAGATCAATCAACCCCAATGATATAGAAACATTTTCTGTATTAAAAGATGCTTCAGCAATTGCTCAGTATGGTTCCAGAGGATCTAATGGTGTCATTATGATCACCACAAAGAAAGGAGGCTATAATGAAAATATGCGCATTAGATATAGTACGCAGTTTGGAGTTTCTATGTTGCAGGATCCTAAATATAATTATGCCAGTTCCAAAGAATTGTTGACCATGCAGAAGGGTTTTGGAGTAGGTCTAGGTGCTGAAATGACTGATGAACAAATTGCCAATTATAATATAGATACCAATTGGAGGAAAGTTTTTTTTAGACCAGCGGTTACCCAAAGTCATGATTTGTCAATAGAATCAGGAGGGAAAAATATAAGTTCATATACTTCTGTAGGGTATTTGAATCAAGATGGTATTCTGAAAACTACAGGATTGAAGAGGTTTACAGTAAGAAATAATATTAATGGAAAAAGTTCCGATGACCGTTTCAGATACTCTCTGGTAACAGGATTGGGATTTTCCAAGAATAATGAGGCCATTTTAGATGGTGGGGCTATTAATAGAAATTATGTCTTAGGGGCTTATCAATCTGCACCATATGTATCACCAAGCCTATATCAAAGTGGAAAACAGCTATATGACTTATACAAAAGTGATGGCACTTTGCTATATACACCATTAATGTTGATGGATAAACTGGTAAATTATGATAATCTGACAGAAGAAATAAGGTTGGATATGGCTTCTAATTTATCATATAAAATAACAAATGATCTGACAGCAAAAATGAGAACCTCAGGCCAATTTCTGAATACCAGATTTACTCAGTCAGAATATCCGCTTTCTTTTAATGCATTTTTATTTAAAGGTGCTCAGGAGTTTTCAGGATTTGAAGATGTTAATCAAAGAAGAGAATTTTTATTCAATAATTTATGGCAATTAGACTATTCTAAAACCATAGGGAAACATAGTTTTTCTTTAAGTGGATATGCAGAATATAATTATTCACAATGGGATGCTACTAATTTTAGACAGAGAGGTTTAGATCCAAAAACATTTGTTCCCGGTACAGGATCCGGATATATTACTGATACTCCTAATAATGATTTTTATGTCCCTCAGACGGCCGTATTTAAATTGAAATTAAATATGATCTCGTACTTTGGGTCATTTACTTATGATTTCAATAAAAAATATGGAGTAGAAGGTTTTGTGAGAAGGGACGGGACAAGCAGATTCGCCAGTGACAGACAATGGGGAACTTTTTGGTCAGTTGGAGGTCGATGGAATATAGATCAGGAAGCTTTTATGCAGAATGTAAAGTTTGTAGATGTTTTCAAATTAAGAGCATCTTATGGTACTCAGGGAAATCAAAGGATTGTTGATACAGATGTAAATACAAATATTCCAAGTGTGTATGCCGGATTAAATCCGCCACGATTTACCAATATTTATTCTGTGACCAATAATACTTATAATGGAAGCCAAGGATATGCAATTACTTTTGGTGATGGTAACCTCAGATGGGAAACAACTAAACAATATAATGCAGGAGTGGATTTTGAACTTTTCAAAAGAAGATTGAGAGGTTCTTTTGATTACTATAATAAAAAGACTACCGAATTGTATATGCCTGATCCTGCGGCTCCTGTATTGGGAACTTTAAGTGTGGTAAGAAATACAGATGCTTCAATAGTTAATAAAGGTATTGAAGTGAGCTTGGCTTATGATATAGTAAAGAATAAAGAAAAAGATCTTTCATTAACTTTTAGAATTAACGGATCAATAAATACACAAAAAATAGATGGTATTAAAAGTGGTGGAGGTAGAATTTCTGAAGGAACAGAACCTCAGTACATCACCGCAAATGGAGGGCTACTAAGAGAACCTTTTGTTTATAAATATTTAGGGGTAAATCCAGCTAACGGGAATTTATTGTTTGAAGATATTAATGGTAATCCTACTGAAAATCCTACTGCAGCAGACAGAAGATTGTATGGAAAAAATAATTTACCAAAATATCAGGGAGGTTTTGGAGTAGATTTTAATTATAGAAACTTCTTTGCTTCAACTACATTCACTTTTGTTGCTGAAGTTGTTCGTTATGATTATGACCTGGAAAGCTTATATAGTTCTGATAACTTAGCTAGTTTTACAGTAGACAAAGATCTTCAGAATGCATGGACGATATCTAATGTCAATACAGATGTACCTTCTTTAAAAGCTGCAAACTTAGGACTTCAGGGACACTCTGATCGGTTTTTGAAAGATGCCTCCTATCTTAGAATGAGAAATGTTCAGATTGGATATAGGCTGCCTCAAAGATTTTTAAAAGACATCTTTATCAATAGTCTGTCTGTTACTTTGCAGGCGGAAAACTTATTTACCATTTCAAAGTGGAAAGGTTTTGATCCGGAAAGTCCTAGAACTTATGATCAGCAAAAATATCCAACACCTAGAATTGTGACTTTAGGTTTTGATATTAAATTCTAA
- a CDS encoding hydroxymethylglutaryl-CoA synthase family protein, translating into MSFGIEAAGYYVPGLYLEIKDLAEKRGIEPAKLEKGLGLHKMGLSDVHEDAATFAAEALLKLIKDYQINPEEIARVYLGTESAVDAAKPTASYAVQMVEKVLEEEFGTRCFRNCDVLDMTFACVGGVDALHNALDFVRVNPDKKAVVIASDYAKYELASSGEYTQGGGAVALLVSSKPDLLEIENNWGVASESVFDFFKPRRLYKKEDLNGAPETYPDKVEVFTDEPVFDGQYSNQCYQDRIKEAYYHYKEITGQNKPYENWEHIIFHLPYAFHGKRVFTEIYSLENDLSYETAEEQKAVAKSENYLKLINDKIEKSQRASSEIGNMYTASIFMAFLSALQTSFNENEELSGKEIGFVGYGSGSKSKVFAGKVSENWRKVVGKWHLFENLNQRSAVDFETYEKLHRKQLRESVNKNYKGFGLVSIEVENPVLIGARYYHYQP; encoded by the coding sequence ATGAGTTTTGGAATTGAAGCAGCGGGCTATTATGTGCCTGGTTTATATTTGGAGATTAAGGATTTAGCAGAAAAAAGAGGAATAGAACCGGCGAAACTGGAAAAAGGCTTAGGTCTTCATAAAATGGGACTTTCTGATGTTCACGAAGACGCCGCTACTTTTGCAGCAGAAGCACTACTGAAGCTTATAAAAGATTATCAAATCAATCCTGAAGAAATAGCAAGAGTATATTTGGGAACAGAAAGTGCGGTGGATGCAGCAAAACCTACAGCTTCTTATGCTGTGCAAATGGTAGAAAAAGTATTGGAAGAAGAATTTGGAACAAGATGTTTCAGAAACTGTGATGTACTGGATATGACTTTTGCCTGTGTAGGAGGAGTGGATGCACTCCATAATGCTCTGGATTTTGTAAGAGTAAATCCTGATAAAAAAGCAGTCGTGATTGCCAGTGATTATGCAAAATATGAATTGGCTTCTTCAGGAGAATATACCCAAGGAGGTGGAGCTGTCGCTCTTTTGGTTTCATCAAAACCGGATCTTCTTGAAATTGAAAATAATTGGGGCGTTGCTTCAGAAAGTGTCTTTGATTTTTTCAAGCCGAGAAGATTATATAAGAAAGAAGATTTGAATGGAGCTCCGGAAACATATCCTGACAAGGTTGAAGTTTTTACAGATGAGCCTGTTTTTGACGGACAATATTCTAATCAATGCTATCAGGATAGAATAAAAGAAGCTTATTATCATTATAAAGAGATCACAGGGCAGAATAAACCTTATGAAAACTGGGAACATATTATTTTCCATCTTCCCTATGCTTTCCATGGGAAAAGGGTTTTTACTGAAATATATAGCCTTGAAAATGACCTTTCCTATGAAACTGCGGAAGAACAGAAGGCGGTTGCCAAATCGGAAAACTATCTGAAATTAATTAATGATAAGATAGAAAAGAGCCAGAGAGCCTCTTCAGAAATAGGAAATATGTATACGGCATCTATATTTATGGCGTTTCTTTCTGCACTACAAACATCTTTTAATGAAAATGAAGAACTTTCAGGAAAAGAAATTGGTTTTGTAGGCTATGGAAGCGGTTCGAAATCAAAAGTGTTTGCCGGTAAGGTTTCTGAGAACTGGAGAAAAGTAGTTGGAAAATGGCATTTATTCGAAAACTTAAATCAGAGATCAGCTGTTGATTTTGAAACCTATGAAAAACTTCATAGAAAACAATTGAGAGAATCTGTAAACAAAAATTATAAAGGTTTCGGGCTTGTTTCGATTGAAGTGGAAAATCCTGTTTTAATTGGCGCCAGATATTATCATTATCAACCATAA